A segment of the Trifolium pratense cultivar HEN17-A07 linkage group LG7, ARS_RC_1.1, whole genome shotgun sequence genome:
CAGATAGTTGGACTAGATTTCAGCAGGGTCTTAATAACAACCGTGAGAGGAACAATAGGCTATCTTGCTCCGGAGTGGATTTCCGGGGTGGCTATTACAGCCAAAGCCGATGTTTACAGCTATGGAAAGATTCTTTTCGAGGTTGTATCAGGTAGAAGGAACTCTGGTCCATCAGGAGATGATAAAGTTAGTTTCTTTCCTACCTTAGCAGCAAAAGTAGTTATTGAAGGTGGTAGTGTCATCACACTTTTGGACCCTAGATTGGAGGGAAATGCTGACATTGAGGAGGTTGCGCGAATAATAAAAGTTGCTTCTTGGTGTGTGCAAGGCAATGAAACTAAAAGGCCTACAATGGGTCAGGTAGTTCAAATTCTTGAGGGGATCTTGGAGGTTAATTTGCCTCCAACTCCGAGATCCCTCCAAATATTTTATGACAACCAATAGCAACACAAAGTTCACGGGTAAAGAGCAAAACCTTAACAACCTCTCAGGTCAAAAGAAATATCTCATCAGATGGCTCCAAGTTCTCAGCAGAAAGTTATTTGTTATTGATGCAACAAAATGACATcctttgattttaaaaattgtaattgCAATATATAGTTTGAATTGAATAATGAGATTCTCTTTTTAAGTTAGTGTGCTATACTGCTATAGCATGTTTGATTAACAAAATGCCCTTTTTTCCATTGCATTTCAAATGTCAATTCAATTATTTGACACCAGAAACATGTTATAACATAATGAGTTGAAATGTTGGTGTTTAATCCTATGAAGTATTTACAAAggtttctttagtaatttattattttagctagatttagttttattatattttaggtatttcttattcttatatttcacctagattagttatttttatattttaggtagatttgttatttttatttagttaggttagttatttttatttttacaatcttttaggagatttgttatttttatttttcactgctatttaagctaaattagttatttttattttgattcaataaaattatagagaattttctcaaatttggtggattccaaattactcattctggtggattccgaaagtctagtggattctagattagttactctttctggtggattccggaaatctggtggattccagagcattatctgacaggtttgtcgcttgcgaacctgtgttttattataggattagcgcttgttTTTCCTTCCCGCTTCCGTACTACGTCACAAGCACATACACCCGACGACCCCCACACAAACACCGATAATAGTTTTACAAATTGAATTGATCGAATGCAATCATATGTGTCAGTATTGTACCAGTACACCGCCATGACTTACGTGTTACATAGGtttatactctttttttaaagagtcaaaattaataattaattgttaaagttagtatttttcttctttgtctGAGTTTGAACTAAGACCCTCAACTCTTTTAACCCTTAACTCAAACTAGTTAAACTAACCACCCACGTGAGAGAGGTTTATGCTCTTAagtctaaaatttgaattaactACTTAGTCTACTCCACTCAAATTTCTAAGCttgaaatacaatttttttttccctttatttttttttgaacgttTCACATGGTGTTGGGCTGGCTGCAAAGAAGAAGACCGTGtttcaatatattttctctATTGTATCATTACCCTAGGCATGCCCTACGAAATTATCAAAATCAATCTATTTAAAGAATAGATCCTAAGATATTTAATTGCAACATCACATCCTTATTACCAAGTGCTCACCTGTCCCTCGTGGATACCTCCAAAGTCCCCTGCATATGCATCATCGTCCTTACTCATATTTTATATGCCTCAATCACTCTCAAAACAAATCACCTTGGTCAACAAtatagaaccaaacacacgttatttctataattatattatttatttaaaagacaAAATCAAAGACACTTACTTATAAGTGCTTGTTTGTCTAATTATCCAAACATACATCTTTGCAGGCCTTAACCTCAAACTTCTATTGTCAAATTCAAAGTCCTCCTCTTTATTTTCGTCCTTATTATTTATACCTTGATATTGActcaatattatatatatacacatttcTTACTTATATAAACTCTCCTAAGATTCACCAAAAAAAACTCCCCTAAACCCTTCATTACTCGTTAGTACTATTTCTTATAACTGATTGTGTTCTTTAATTTCTCTTTGCTGTTTTTCTAACATTTTCTTGTAGTTACGCAACTTCGAAAACTATGAAGAACATTTCGAAGAACAAGTTCTTAACATGTTTTCGTCCAGCCGTTGATTTTGATTCCATGCTTGAGTCTGAAAGTGTCATTAATCCTTCTATTAATTGTCGTAAACATGAGAGACAAAATTCAACCACCAATTCGATGTTTTTGGACCAAAATTGTTCGAAATTGATACAAGATCAGGTTGTTGGTCATCCTCCAAAACAAACACTTGCTAAGGTGATTAAAGCTGTGGTATTTCAAACCATATTGGTTagtctttatttttaatttattactgTTAGTTAGTCTTTTAAATTAACATTGTTTTAATTACTATCATTGCTTTATATAATTTGAGTttatatgtaaaataattaatacttaattatcaatttttattattaccatgcatcttgattttttttttcttttgccttGCAGAATACAATTCACAAGAAAAATCGTTATAGCCAAAGTTGTTTTGGATCAAAGCGTAGTTATTCCCTACATACAAGAAGTTCatctttcaagaaaaataaagaagaaatcaAAGAAAGTGAATCGTCTTTGTCAAGTTCATCGTCTTCATGCTCACCggtatttgaattaaaaaatttatccaaGTCTAATGAAAGTGAATTAGGGAAGCAAAAAAAGTTCCAATGGCTAGGAATATACATGATGATTCTCATAAGCTTAGTGGTTACAATCTTTTGGGGTAAAACTAATGTCATTATTTTGACATCAATGTTTTTCTGTTGTTTCTCTCTTTGGAATGCAAGCTCTCACTTGCTAAAAAGGGTTTGTTAGTTGTCCAACACAAAATCCAAAGCCCAAAAGAGTAGACATTGTGGCCTATAACTGTAATTGCGGcagcaatataatttttttagaggtCTCTGCAATAACATCACAATCGCAATTGTGTCTGCATTTTACACCAACATCAAAATTCACGGCATAATTGCAATTGTGATCGCAATCACAATTTAGAATCATCAAGACTAGTTCAAAGGAATGCTGCTAAGAATAAAGGTTTCTTTTGCACAACCGGAAAGGGAACAAGTTCATAAATTGGATTTCGGCATCGAAAATCCGTATTCCAGCATTCTAGACAgcaaaaaaatgtaaatgtaaatttatatttttattttgtaatataaAATACTGAGTTTGATTTCAAACTGTTTAATCTTGACCAAACGACGACCAATGTTCTGAATGTGCGAATGTTTGAAATCTCGACTGCATAGGAGCTAGATCACAAGTTTCttgtgttgttattttttttcccctcatttAGGAGGTAGTTGAGATTGGAGGAAAACTGAAACATCTGCTCAAGTTTAAATTTTCCTGCTCTTTTCTCTGTTTGGCACTGTTACTTTTATCTAAAAATGCAAGTTAGAGAAAGTGGTTATGAAATTCAATCAGAACAAGGTTGGTTGTTGCACAAATTTAATTTGTCACAAATCTTAGAAAATGATGTATTTGGAGTCATCATATTTGGTAAttagattttaaattttattgatttgaCAATTCCATTCCCTTAATTTAATATCAAAGATAATCATCATTCATGCTAAGAAATTAAAGTATTATGGTAATAAACTTTAACTTCATAAAGATGTTTTAAGAAAGCAGAACATTACTTGCATGAGACGCAACGTAACTACTAGCTATTTCTTCACAAGTTCTGAAGTTCACGCGTGATCTATCTATTTTCTATTTCACTATGAGAGTTGCTTATATGAGTTAAACATATTTTTAGTTCCCACATTTTGTCTTATAGTCAAGAATGGTCcctacatttttatttttttatggtgaaaaaaaattctacacTTTTTTCTGATATCAAAATTGATACCTCCCGTTAATTTTACAAACGGAATGATGACGTCAACTTATTAAAAACAAGTGTtaaatatgtgaaaaaaatagttttcaCATCTTAAAAACGatgtaaaaaaaatgctataatttattttgttattgaaTTTGGTCCCTactattaatttttacaaatgaAATGCTTATGTGGCAATTGTGGGCCagttttttggttaaaaaacaagaaaatggaCGGAGAGAGTGGCGGATGGAGATAGAGGGATGAAGAGAAATGGAGACAGACACAGAGAGTTAGAGAGAGACGAATGAAACCCTTAATCTTAACCCTTAACCCGAAACCTCTAACCCTATTCCAAGactttttctatatttatttatcaacaTTTCAAGACTTTTTCTATTATTTCAAGACTTTTTTCCCCCTCTTGTACCGCTGTAAAGAACACAACTATTGCCATGTTCTTTTGAACACAACTATATCTTGAGTTTAAGTGAGATTGTTggatttagtcaaaaaaaaaaaaagtgagattGTTGGATCAGTATTTTATGtgaatttttaattgaaaagtctctcaaaatccattttataaataaatccATCATAATtcgtagacttttgaatacccaTGAATATTTTATGGTGAGCACTCCGGTACACATCTTATGTGGccgtgtaccggtacaccgttaaggtgtataattttaattggtccacatgtaatagtaatttaacatgtcatttcaagacttctttaaatagaaatttcttaaattactcttttaatttacaaaaattttaaaatggaaattaaagaaatttcctaaattgctttttgtcaaaataaatagagatgttttgtaaaaaaaaaataaaaaaaaaaaagagatgagatgttttagatgagatgagatttttaatttacaaaaatttcaaaatggctttttttttacaaaaggttttttttttttttttttttttgtgaaattgacaaaa
Coding sequences within it:
- the LOC123898844 gene encoding uncharacterized protein LOC123898844 isoform X2, coding for MKNISKNKFLTCFRPAVDFDSMLESESVINPSINCRKHERQNSTTNSMFLDQNCSKLIQDQVVGHPPKQTLAKNTIHKKNRYSQSCFGSKRSYSLHTRSSSFKKNKEEIKESESSLSSSSSSCSPVFELKNLSKSNESELGKQKKFQWLGIYMMILISLVVTIFWGKTNVIILTSMFFCCFSLWNASSHLLKRVC
- the LOC123898844 gene encoding uncharacterized protein LOC123898844 isoform X1 — protein: MKNISKNKFLTCFRPAVDFDSMLESESVINPSINCRKHERQNSTTNSMFLDQNCSKLIQDQVVGHPPKQTLAKVIKAVVFQTILNTIHKKNRYSQSCFGSKRSYSLHTRSSSFKKNKEEIKESESSLSSSSSSCSPVFELKNLSKSNESELGKQKKFQWLGIYMMILISLVVTIFWGKTNVIILTSMFFCCFSLWNASSHLLKRVC